From the genome of Scytonema hofmannii PCC 7110, one region includes:
- a CDS encoding helix-turn-helix domain-containing protein, with protein sequence MKKIYCRLAVLMAEKDPQLSQRQLSRETGLDITTINRLFTNKFSRVDVTTIEVLCNYFGKDVGDLLQMRQPEDIPQRRTRKRAKSEPSSEEAA encoded by the coding sequence ATGAAAAAGATTTACTGTCGCCTAGCCGTGTTGATGGCAGAAAAAGACCCCCAGTTGTCTCAAAGACAACTCTCAAGAGAAACAGGACTGGATATCACAACCATCAACCGCTTATTTACAAACAAGTTCAGTCGAGTAGATGTAACTACCATAGAAGTCCTGTGTAACTATTTTGGTAAGGATGTAGGTGATTTACTACAAATGAGGCAACCTGAGGATATTCCGCAAAGAAGAACCAGAAAGCGTGCTAAATCAGAGCCATCTTCAGAAGAGGCAGCTTAA